CTCGTGATGCCCGCCGCTCGCGCTTCAGCCGCAGCGCTACGTCGCCACGCTCGCTCACGCGGGCTGGCACTCCTTACACAGACAAACATAAGTACCACGCTGCCGAAGGCCGAGCGCGCCAACCGCGTACATCCTCGTGGTATCAGCTTCCCAACAGCTTTCGATCATGGTTCTGCAACCTACTGCGATTGTTTCGCACGCGCGCTGCTGCTACAGTAGTGCTACTACCGCTGTACATACGCACCGCCGCGCAGGCACTTATGTACAGTACGCAATCGGCGGTTTTAGCCTGCAGCAGAGCGGTACTTTGTCGATTACGGTGCGCCGATTGTGGCGCTCGGCACGACACGCAGGCCAGCGCGCACCCTTTGCCATGTATGAGGAGGATCGGATCGTGAAGCTGCTCTCGCCCCGCTTGTTTGCCGCAGCTGCGCTGGCCGCGCTCGGGCTGGCGCTGCTCGCCGGCTGCGCCGCCGCCACGGCCCCGCTAGGCACCGCCGCCCTGGCCCTGCCGACTGCAGCCGTATCGATGGCCGAGCGGCCCGCGCCGGGCACAGTTATGCCGGCAGGCATGCCGCTGGTAGCAACCTCGGCGGCGGCAACGGCCACCGCGCTGCCTTACCCAACACCCCTGCCCCAGCCACCCACGCCCACCAGCCGGCCGGCCGGGCCGGGCGGGCTACCATTCCCGCTCAAAACCGATCGGCTGAATGTTGGCGTGGCCGCGCACCTGTTCTACACCGACCGCGACACGCCGCTGGCAATGGCGCGTGACGCCGGATTCGGCTGGGTGCGCCAGCAGATCCACTGGCGCGACCAGGAAGGCCCCGCCGGCAACTATGTGTGGGGCGAGCTCGACCCGATCGTCGAATCGGTCAACGCCTACGGCCTGAAGCTGCTGATCTCGATCGTGCGCTCGCCGAGCTTCTACACCGAGAATGGCAGCGACGGCCTGCCACAGGACCCGGCCAGCCTGGGCAATTTTGTAGCGGCGCTGGCCGAGCACTACCATGGTAAAGTCCACGCGATCGAGATCTGGAATGAGCAGAACCTGGCCCACGAAAACGGCGGCTACGTCTCGACCGACGACGCCGGGCACTATGTCGAGGTGCTGAAGGTCGCCTACGAGCGGATCAAGGCGGTCGACCCAACCATCTTCGTGGTGGCCGGCCCGCCCTCATCGACGGCCGTGAACAGCGCGGGCATCGCCATCTCCGACGAGCGCTACTACCGCGCGATGTACGCCTACCAGAACGGCATCATCCGCAACTACTTCGATGTGCAGGCGGTACACCCCGGCGGCTCGGCCAACCCGCCCGACACACTCTGGCCCGACAAGCCGAGCAAGGCCGAAGGCTGGACGACCGACCCGACCTTCTACTTTCGGCATATCGAAAATGTGCGCAAGCTGATGCAGCAGTATGGCCTGGGCGATCACCAGGTGTGGGTTACCGAGTTCGGCTGGGCCACCCAGAATACATCGCCGGGCTTCGAGTTCGGCAACCAGGTCTCATACGAGCAGCAGGCCGACTATATCGTGGGCGCGATCCGCCAGGCAAACGAGCAGTACCCGTGGGTCGGCAATATGATCCTATGGAATTTGAACTTCGGCCCGCTCAAGGCCAGTATCGGCGAGCCAATGCACGAGCAGGCATCGTTCAGTATCCTGAATGGCGACTACTCGCCGCGGCCGGCCTACCTGGCCATTCAGCGCTACCTGGGCGATCTGCACGCACAGGCGCGCTGACGCATAGCAGGGCTTCCTCAGCCTGGCTGGAATGGCGGCTTGGCGTGGGCGGGCCGCACCTGCATACGCTGGATCATACGCGTGCGCCGGGTGTCGACCGTCGGCATATGCTGTTCGACCAGTGCGAGCGTCTCGTCGATCAGCGCGGCCAGCGTAGCCGGCGCGGCGTGCCGGTCGGCCGCTAGCAGCGCGTCGAAGCGCGAGTGCGCATCCACCGGCGCGATCGGCATACGGCGCAGCAGGTCGGCGCTGCGCTTGGTCTTCTCCATCGATAGGTAGATCCGGTTCAGCCCGGCCAGCACACCGAGCAGGTGCCCGATCTGCTCGCAGAGCATGGAGTAGAAGGCCAGCAGGTCGTCGCGCGCAAGCGCCTGCTGCTCGAGCACCCAGCGCGGGTAGAAGCGCAGGTGCTGGCGCACCATAGCATGAGCCAGGGCATCGGGGTAGGCCGCGATCCGCGCGCGCCAGGCCGCGTACTCGGCCTGCCCGAACAGCACGATCGCGCTCAAGAAGCCATCGAGCACCTCGTGCTTGTCGTTGTCGAGGTCGCAGCGCTCGATCACATCGGCCACGGCCGCTTCGAGCCACCCGATCGCGAAATGCGCGACATCGACCTTCGCATCGCCGACGAAGTACTGCTCGACCGCTACCAGGCCGCCAAAGAGCCGGTGGAAGGTGAAACGCTCGGCGTCGGCAGCAGCCAGCGGCGGCGGGTCGAGCAGCGTCGCATCGATTGCCTCCCAGTACACCGCTATATCCAGATCGGAGTATTCGTCGGCCAGGCCGCGCGCAGCCGAGCCGCCTAGCGCGGCCATGCGCACGGGCGCGAGCGCGCGGTACACCGCAGCGATCTCGCCGGCGAGCTGAATGCGCCACTGGCTTGCCTCGTTCATTCGATCTGCCCTCTGCTCACCGGCTTATGCGCAGGCCACACCGCGACAGCGTTGAGTCACGCGCTCTGTAGGTAGGCCTTACGGAAGCGCTCGCGGGCGCGAAACAGCCGCAGCCGCACGGCCGCATCACTGCAGGCCAGCGCTGTGGCCAGCTCGTGCGTGCTATGGCCCAGGTAGCTGGTCAGCACCAGCAGCCGGCGCGCATCGGGCGGCAGCTGTGCCAGCGCGCGCTGCACCGGCTCTTGCGCATCCAGCCGTGCCTCCATGCTCTCGGCGCACTCGGGCGCCTCGTCGCCTTCGTACAGCGGCGCAAAGTGGATCCGGCGCCGGCGCCGCAGGTGATCATAAGCCGTGTTGGTGGCGATCCGATAGAGCCAGGCGGCCTGATTGATGATCTGCGGCTGCGTGCCCCAGCCGCGCAGGGCCTTGATGAACGTCTCCTGGCACAGATCTTCGGCGGCCATATGGTCGCCCACCAGGCGCGTCAGGTGCGTCAGTAGCGCGCGGTAGTGTGCCTGGTAGAGCTGCTCGATCGCAGTGTGAGCACTTGGCATGATCGCGACTCTTGTGTGCATGCGGCAGCTTTTTGTGCATGCGGCAGCATGGTACTTCGCCTTGATTGTGTGCGCAGGTTTCGCGCTCTGCGCGAAACCTGCGCACCACCAGAAATCCTGATCGGGTTGTTCGCCAGGCGGCATCGGCACAGCCTACTGCCGCCTGGCGCCTGCTGGCGCAGCTTGAGCGCTGGCCGCAGCTGGCAAACCCGCCCTCGCTACTTGGTGATCGTCACGTTGGTCATGCCAGTGATCTGGCCAGGCCAGTCCGAGTCCTGCGGGGTGAAATCGAGCCCCTTGACGTACGGCTTGATCAGGTAGGTGTTCTTGGTCACACCGCGCATGATCTCGCCCAGGTCGCCGACCACCAGCTTCTGGGCCTGGTCGTACAGCTGGGCGCGCCTGGCTGGATCGGTGTCGATGTCGGCCTGCGCGAGCAGCTTGTCGACCTCGGCGTTCTTATAGGCGGTGTTCTTGGCAAAGTTGGTGCTCGATTGCCAGTACACGCTGAGCCAGTTCTGCTGGTCGGGGTAGTCGGCGCACCAGCCCGAGGTGGTGATCTGCGGGTAGGTTTCGTTCGATTTGCGCAGGTTGGTCAGCGTAGTGCCCTCAACCGGGTCGGGTATGATCGTGACGCCCAGGCTCTTCTGATACATCTGGATGATGTATTCGATGCGCGCCTGGTTGGCCGGGTTGTTGCTATTGTACGACCACTTGAGCTCGGGCAGGCCCGCGCCGTTGGGGAAGCCGGCCTCGGCCAGCAGCTGCTTGGCCTTGGCGGGGTCGTAGCTGTAGCGCTGCTCGGCCTGGTCGTAGCCAGGGTAGCCCGGCGGAATCCAGGTCAGGGTCGGCACCTCGGTATCCTTCAGCGCATCACGGTCGTAGCCGGCGCGGTCGAAGCCGTAGGCGAACGCCTCACGCACCTTCTTATTGTCGAATGGCGGCTTGGTCAGGTTGAAGCTGACGGTGTTGGTGCATGCGCCGGCGTACTCGCTGTACTCTTTGCTCAGCACCGGGTCGGCCTTCAGCGACGGCACATCGTTCGGGTCGGGCGCCACAATGTCGATCTCGTTGTTCTTGTAGGCCTGCAGCGCCACCGCCAGGTCGTCGATATACTTGACTTGCAGGCGATCGACTTTGGGCCGGCCGGCCCAGTAGTTCTCGTTGGCCACGAACTCGATCGTGTTGGCCGATTTGTCCATGGTCACCATTTTCCAGGGGCCGTTGCCAACCTGGTTGGCCACATCTTCATACCAGGTCTCGCCGCCTTTGTCGATCAGATCTTGCTTGGCCGGGTACATCACCCAGGTGGCCGTCAGCGTGTGGAAGTACGGCGTCGGCTGGGTCAGGTCGAAGCTGATCGTCTTGTCGTCGGTGGCCTTGACGCCAAGCGCCTTGTACAGATCGGGCAGCTTGGCTTCGTCGGTCGGCACCTCGGTGTTGATGATGTCTTCAGCGCCCTTGATCATAAACAGCAGGGTCTGGTAATCGCCCGGCGCGTGCGGGTCGAGCACACGATACACCGCGTTGACGAAATCTTGCGCCACCAGCGGCGAGCCGTCGCTGTACTTCAGGCCGTCGCGCAGCGTGAACGTCACCTGGGTGGCGTCGGCATTGTACTGCCATTTCTCGGCAGCCGCTGGCACGGTCTTGAGATCTTTGTCGTAACGCGTCAGGCCCTCGTAGGTCTGCTGGAGAATGGCGATCTCGTTCGCGAACGAGGCCTTCTGCGGTGCCAGCGTGTCGGGCCAGGTGAAATCTGCGATGCGCAGGGTGTTGCCGTCGCCCGTACTGGCCGGCGCGCTGGTTGCTTCGCTGGCGGCGACGGTGGGGGCCGGCTCGGCCGTAGCCGCCGGCGCGGCCGTGGGCGCTGTGTCGCCGGATGGCGCGGCCGCCGTTGCAGCGGTCGTGTTGCCGCCAGTCGAGGGCTGGCCGCCACAGGCGGCGAGGATGGGGAGGAGTAGGGCCAGTGCCAGCCCTAGTGCCCAGCGTCGGTGGGCGTGCAGGTTTCGCATGGATACCTCCTTGTGTTATAAAAGCCTGGCCAGCCACCGCCGAACAGGTGGGGTTGCAGCGGCAGGCCTATGGCCTCACCCCTGCAACCCCTAGCGATTCTAGCCAGACTTGACGACGAGTCTGATCGACCTGGACATCGCCACAAGCCTGCGGCTAGCACCACGCAGCCGGCCTACTCGATCGTCACATTCAGCAGGCTGGTCATCTGGCCGGGATAGTCGGTGTCTTGCGGGGTGAAATCCAGGCCCTTGATGTTCGAGCGGATCAGGAAGGTGTTCTTGGAGTTCGAGCGCAGAATCTGGCCGACATCGCCGACCACCAGCTTCTGGGCCTGGTCGTACAGCTGGGCGCGCTTGGCTGGGTCGACTTCAACATCGGCCTGCGCGAGCAGCTTGTCGACCTCGGCGTTCTTGTAGCCGGTGTTGGCGGCAAAGTTGGTGCCCGATTGCCAGTACACGCTGAGCCAGTTCTGTGGGTCGGGGTAGTCGGCGCACCAGCCTGCGTTGGTCATCTGCGGGTAGGTCTCATTCGACTTACGCATGGCTGTGAGCGTGGTGCTCTCGACCGGCTCAAGCTCGATCGACAGGCCCAGGCTCTTCTGGAACATCTGCGCGATGTACTCGGCGCGGCCCTGGTTGGCCGGGTTGTTGCTGCTGTAGGTCAGCTTCAGCGCCGGCAGGCCCGCGCCGTCGGGGAAGCCGGCCTCGGCCAGCAGCTGCTTGGCCTTGGCGGGGTCGTAGCTATTGCGCTGCTCGTTGTTGTCGTAGCCAGGGTAGCCGGGCGGAATCCAGGTCAGGGTCGGTACCTCGGTGTCCTTGAGCGCATCACGCACATAGCCGGCGCGGTCGAAGCCAGCCGCAAAAGCCTGGCGCACCTTCGGGTTGTCGAATGGCGGCTTGGTCAGGTTGAACGACAGCGTGCGCGTACACGAGCCGGCGTACTCACGGTACTCCTTGCTGAGCGCCGCGTTGGCCTTGATGCCCGGCACATCGTTCGGGTCGGGTGCGATCATATCGACCTCACCGTTCTGGTAGGCCTGCAGCGCCACCGCCAGATCCTGAATATACTTGAACTGGACTCGATCGACCTTGGGCCGTCCAGCCCAGTAGTTCTCGTTGGCCGCAAACTCGATCAAGTTGGCCGATTTGTCCATGGTCACCATTTTCCAGGGGCCGTTGCCAACCTGGTTGGCCGCATCTTCATACCAGGTCTCGCCGCCTTTATCGATCAGATCTTGCTTGGCCGGGTACATCACCCAGATACCGGCCAGCGTGTGGAAGTACGGCGTCGGCTGGGTCAGGTCGAAGGTGATCGTCTTGTCGTCGGTGGCCTTGACGCCAAGCGCCTTGAAGCGATCGGGCAGCTTGGCTTCGTCGGTCGGCACCTCGGTGTTGATGATGTCGTCGGCGCCCTTGATCATGTTCAGCGCGGTCTGGTAATCGCCCGGCGCGTGCGGGTCGAGCGTGCGATACACCGCGTTGACGAAATCTTGCGCCACCAGCGGCGAGCCATCGCTGTACTTCAGGCCGTCGCGCAGCGTGAACGTCACCTGGGTGGCGTCGGCGTTGTACTGCCATTTCTCGGCAGCCGCCGGCACGGTCTTGAGATCTTTGTCGAAGCGGGTCAGGCCCTCGTAGTTCATGAGCAGCACCGCGATCTCGTTCGCGAACGAGGCCTTCTGTGGTGCCAGTGAGTCGGGCCAGGTGCCGATGC
The sequence above is drawn from the Candidatus Kouleothrix ribensis genome and encodes:
- a CDS encoding nucleotidyltransferase domain-containing protein gives rise to the protein MNEASQWRIQLAGEIAAVYRALAPVRMAALGGSAARGLADEYSDLDIAVYWEAIDATLLDPPPLAAADAERFTFHRLFGGLVAVEQYFVGDAKVDVAHFAIGWLEAAVADVIERCDLDNDKHEVLDGFLSAIVLFGQAEYAAWRARIAAYPDALAHAMVRQHLRFYPRWVLEQQALARDDLLAFYSMLCEQIGHLLGVLAGLNRIYLSMEKTKRSADLLRRMPIAPVDAHSRFDALLAADRHAAPATLAALIDETLALVEQHMPTVDTRRTRMIQRMQVRPAHAKPPFQPG
- a CDS encoding RNA polymerase sigma factor; translated protein: MPSAHTAIEQLYQAHYRALLTHLTRLVGDHMAAEDLCQETFIKALRGWGTQPQIINQAAWLYRIATNTAYDHLRRRRRIHFAPLYEGDEAPECAESMEARLDAQEPVQRALAQLPPDARRLLVLTSYLGHSTHELATALACSDAAVRLRLFRARERFRKAYLQSA
- a CDS encoding peptide ABC transporter substrate-binding protein; the encoded protein is MRNLHAHRRWALGLALALLLPILAACGGQPSTGGNTTAATAAAPSGDTAPTAAPAATAEPAPTVAASEATSAPASTGDGNTLRIADFTWPDTLAPQKASFANEIAILQQTYEGLTRYDKDLKTVPAAAEKWQYNADATQVTFTLRDGLKYSDGSPLVAQDFVNAVYRVLDPHAPGDYQTLLFMIKGAEDIINTEVPTDEAKLPDLYKALGVKATDDKTISFDLTQPTPYFHTLTATWVMYPAKQDLIDKGGETWYEDVANQVGNGPWKMVTMDKSANTIEFVANENYWAGRPKVDRLQVKYIDDLAVALQAYKNNEIDIVAPDPNDVPSLKADPVLSKEYSEYAGACTNTVSFNLTKPPFDNKKVREAFAYGFDRAGYDRDALKDTEVPTLTWIPPGYPGYDQAEQRYSYDPAKAKQLLAEAGFPNGAGLPELKWSYNSNNPANQARIEYIIQMYQKSLGVTIIPDPVEGTTLTNLRKSNETYPQITTSGWCADYPDQQNWLSVYWQSSTNFAKNTAYKNAEVDKLLAQADIDTDPARRAQLYDQAQKLVVGDLGEIMRGVTKNTYLIKPYVKGLDFTPQDSDWPGQITGMTNVTITK
- a CDS encoding peptide ABC transporter substrate-binding protein; amino-acid sequence: MKQPNKRSNLVFCLLLALILPILAACGGQAPASSPTSAPVAEAPTAAEAATAAVAPTQAPAPAPTTDTSTSASGGSVLRFAVSIGTWPDSLAPQKASFANEIAVLLMNYEGLTRFDKDLKTVPAAAEKWQYNADATQVTFTLRDGLKYSDGSPLVAQDFVNAVYRTLDPHAPGDYQTALNMIKGADDIINTEVPTDEAKLPDRFKALGVKATDDKTITFDLTQPTPYFHTLAGIWVMYPAKQDLIDKGGETWYEDAANQVGNGPWKMVTMDKSANLIEFAANENYWAGRPKVDRVQFKYIQDLAVALQAYQNGEVDMIAPDPNDVPGIKANAALSKEYREYAGSCTRTLSFNLTKPPFDNPKVRQAFAAGFDRAGYVRDALKDTEVPTLTWIPPGYPGYDNNEQRNSYDPAKAKQLLAEAGFPDGAGLPALKLTYSSNNPANQGRAEYIAQMFQKSLGLSIELEPVESTTLTAMRKSNETYPQMTNAGWCADYPDPQNWLSVYWQSGTNFAANTGYKNAEVDKLLAQADVEVDPAKRAQLYDQAQKLVVGDVGQILRSNSKNTFLIRSNIKGLDFTPQDTDYPGQMTSLLNVTIE